From Streptomyces sp. NBC_00370, a single genomic window includes:
- a CDS encoding FkbM family methyltransferase, with product MKILRKISSSAGTAKPRSGGAAGGAHGTRTRDLDAMNLRTAEEAARVRPVTTSDILNTHRKAFPYQGWVDIESDLCPPFVMFCGNDEAVALDTVWNGRFGYESASLYHWSRLAAQSRTVLDVGAHVGYYAMIAALSSPKAKVHAFEPVPPIHARLAVNHRANAIKNLELHQKGVSDHTGFADINIRFPLASLLSTGSSLEGFDKPLASAFTTRIQLVTLDETLGNTPVDLIKIDVEGHEPSVLDGARHLIKRDRPVIILEALATMPLAELTEHFTGLDYTYRWIAEADRRLVPITEERPEKSRNLIFMPSEKEYV from the coding sequence CGGTCGGGTGGGGCCGCAGGCGGGGCGCACGGCACCCGGACACGGGATCTCGACGCGATGAACCTGCGGACGGCGGAGGAGGCCGCGCGGGTCAGGCCGGTCACCACGTCCGACATCCTCAACACCCACCGCAAGGCCTTCCCCTACCAGGGCTGGGTGGACATCGAGTCGGACCTCTGTCCGCCGTTCGTGATGTTCTGCGGGAACGACGAGGCGGTCGCCCTCGACACCGTCTGGAACGGCCGGTTCGGCTACGAGTCGGCGAGCCTGTACCACTGGAGCCGGCTGGCGGCGCAGAGCAGGACCGTGCTCGACGTCGGCGCGCATGTCGGCTACTACGCGATGATCGCCGCGCTCTCCAGCCCCAAGGCGAAGGTGCACGCCTTCGAGCCCGTGCCGCCGATCCACGCCAGACTGGCCGTCAACCACCGGGCCAACGCGATCAAGAACCTCGAACTGCACCAGAAGGGCGTCTCCGACCACACCGGGTTCGCCGACATCAACATCCGCTTCCCGCTGGCGAGCCTGCTGTCGACCGGTTCCTCGCTGGAAGGCTTCGACAAGCCGCTGGCCAGTGCCTTCACCACCCGGATCCAGCTGGTCACCCTGGACGAGACGCTGGGGAACACCCCGGTGGACCTGATCAAGATCGACGTGGAGGGCCACGAGCCGAGCGTCCTCGACGGCGCGCGCCACCTCATCAAGCGCGACCGCCCGGTCATCATCCTCGAAGCCCTGGCGACGATGCCGCTGGCCGAACTCACCGAGCACTTCACCGGTCTCGACTACACCTACCGCTGGATCGCGGAGGCGGACCGCAGGCTCGTCCCCATCACCGAGGAGCGCCCCGAGAAGAGCCGCAACCTGATCTTCATGCCCAGCGAGAAGGAATACGTCTGA
- a CDS encoding TOPRIM nucleotidyl transferase/hydrolase domain-containing protein, whose protein sequence is MDEMTLLSRAAVEWAAGGAGARAAGAAAHELAAGAGLRTVVLVEGASDQVAVDTLAARFGRDLAAEGVCVVPLGGATSIGRFLGLFGAQGLDVPLAGLCDAAETEFFLRALARAGLASGGFQVCVADLEDELIRALGAAAVQEVLADQGDLRPFRTFQKQPAQRGRSVERQLRRFMGTHSGRKAQYAGALVGALDLGRVPAPLGGLLAHLRIT, encoded by the coding sequence GTGGACGAGATGACGCTGCTCAGCCGGGCGGCTGTCGAGTGGGCCGCCGGCGGTGCGGGGGCGCGGGCGGCCGGTGCGGCGGCGCACGAGCTGGCCGCCGGCGCCGGGCTGCGTACGGTCGTGCTGGTGGAGGGGGCGAGCGACCAGGTCGCCGTCGACACGCTGGCCGCGCGGTTCGGCAGGGATCTGGCGGCCGAGGGCGTGTGTGTCGTACCGCTCGGCGGTGCCACGAGCATCGGCAGATTCCTCGGCCTGTTCGGCGCCCAGGGGCTCGACGTCCCGCTGGCCGGCCTGTGCGACGCCGCCGAGACGGAGTTCTTCCTGCGGGCCCTGGCGCGGGCCGGGCTGGCGTCGGGCGGGTTCCAGGTGTGCGTCGCCGACCTGGAGGACGAGCTGATCCGTGCGCTGGGCGCCGCCGCCGTCCAGGAGGTCCTGGCCGACCAGGGCGACCTGCGGCCGTTCCGCACGTTCCAGAAGCAGCCCGCGCAGCGGGGCAGGAGCGTCGAGCGGCAGTTGCGGCGTTTCATGGGCACCCACAGCGGCCGCAAGGCGCAGTACGCGGGTGCGCTGGTCGGCGCGCTCGACCTCGGGCGGGTCCCCGCCCCGCTCGGCGGGCTCCTCGCGCATCTCCGGATCACGTAA